The region GCCGGATAACGTGATCGTGGTGATGGATGAGGCATATGACATATTTATTGACGTCCCGGATTATCCGTCCGGCGCGGATTATATAGGAAAAAACAACATAATCGTTTTGAAGACATTTTCCAAGGCTTACGGCCTGGCCGGATTACGCGTAGGTTTTGCCGTGGCCGCGGAGAGCTTAACCGCCTTTATGGAAAAAGCCAGACAGCCGTTCAATGTCAATTTGCCGGCCCAGGAAGCAGCCCTGGCTGCGCTGGACGACAAAGCGTTCCTGAACAAGACGCGCAAACTTGTCCTTAAGGGCAAAAAATACCTGTACGGCTGTTTTGACCGGATGAGCCTGGAATATATACCGTCGGTCACCAATTTCATTTTAGTCGACCTGAAAAAAGACGGGGTAACGGTATTTAAAGACCTATTGAAACAGGGGGTCATAGTCCGCGATATGCAGCAATATGGATTGAAGAATTTCGTGCGGATTACTATCGGGACTGCCGCGGAAAACAGAAAATTGATCGCCGCGTTAAAAAAAGTATTATAAAAACGGGGTAAAAAATGATCATTGTATTAAAACCTGGAACGACCGAAGAACAGGTAAGCCACATTATCCAAAAAGTCGAAAAACTCGGACTGACCCCGCATGTTTCCAAAGGGACAGAGAGGACCATCATTGGAGTGATCGGCCCGGAAGATATATTAAGGATCACCCCGCTGGAGGCATACCCTGGCGTAGAAAAGGTCATGCCGGTTTTAGCCCCTTACAAGCTGGTATCCCGGGAATTCAAATCCCAGGATTCGGTGATCGATGTGGGCAAAGGCGTGAAGATAGGCGGTAAAAATATCGTCATATTCGCAGGTCCGTGCGCGATTGAGGATACCGATACCCTTTACGATATCGCCCAGGAAGTAAAGAAAGTCGGGGCAAAGATACTGCGCGCAGGCGCATTCAAACCCAGGACATCACCTTACAGCTTTCAGGGAAAAGGCAAAGAAGGCCTGGAAATACTGCAAAAGGTCGGCAACGACCTGGATATGGTCACCATAACCGAGGTAATGGATTCCCGGGACGTGGAGCTGGTGGCTAAGTATGTCGATATCCTGCAGATAGGCGCGCGCAATATGCAGAATTTCAATCTTTTGAAAGAAGTCGGGCAGACAAAGAAACCGGTGCTATTAAAGCGCGGCCTGGCTTCGACCATCAAGGAACTGCTGATGTCGGCGGAATATATACTATCCGGAGGGAATTTTAACGTGATACTCTGCGAACGCGGTATCCGGACGTTCGAGGATTACACCCGCAATACACTGGATATCAGCGCGATCCCCGCGGTAAAACAGCTTTCGCATCTGCCGATAATCGCCGATCCCAGCCACGCGGCTGGAAAATGGGGGCTGGTTGCGGCGTTATCCAAAGCGGCTGTAGCAGCCGGCGCGGACGGATTGATCGTCGAAGTGCATAGTCACCCCGAGGACGCTTTATCCGACGGCGCGCAATCGCTTTTACCGGATAATTTCGCCAACCTCACACAGGAATTAAAGACCGTGGCCGCGGCTGTGGGAAGAGAGATATAAATGAAAATATTCGATAAAGTGGCTATAGTCGGCATTGGGCTTATCGGCGGCGCGATCGCAATGGAAATAAAAAAGAAGCGGTTGTGCCGCAGCGTGGTCGGGATAAGCCGCCATAAAAAAAACCTTCAGTTCGCGAAAAAAATCAAAGCTATCGACGCCGGATCAGTATCCCTGGAGATACTTAAAGACGCGGATATGGTGATCCTGGCAACCCCGGTCAGCGCTATCCTGGAACAAGCGCCTGAAATCGCAAAGGCCATCCGTCCGGACTGTATCGTTTGCGATGTCGCCAGCACGAAATACGGGATTGTAGCCCGGCTGGATAAACTTTTCCCGCGCTTCATCGGGACCCATCCGTTGGCGGGATCTGAAAAACGGGGGATCAAAAATTCTCCGGGCGTTATCCTGGACGGATCGATCTGCATAATTACCCCGACCAAACGCACCGATAAGAATACTTTAAAGATTGTCACGGCGTTTTTTGCCAAGATAGGATTCAAGACCGTTGTGATGTCCGCCCAAGACCATGACCTGGCGTTATCATTCATAAGCCATCTGCCGCACTTGGCCGCGTTCACAATGATCAACTCTATTCCCCGCAAATTTTTGGATTTCGCGCCGCCCAGCCTGCGCGAGACCACGCGGATAGCCTCATCCGATCCGCAGCTCTGGACGGATATAATCCTGAACAATAAAAGGTCCGTCTTGAACGCCCTGGAGCTTTTTCTAAAAAACCTTTCAGCAGTCGCCGCATTTATCAAGAACAACGACAAATCTTCCCTGGAACGTGTTTTTGCCGGAGCCCAAAGAAATAGGAAAATACTTAAATGATCATTGCTATCGACGGTCCGGCAGGCGCAGGTAAAAGCACGGTCGCCAAGATACTGGCAAAGAAGCTGGGTTTCCTGTACCTTGATACCGGAGCGATGTACCGGGCGCTGACCTTTAAGGCGCTGGAGAACAAAATGGACATAGGCGACCACGCCGGGCTCGCCGCGTTGGCAAAAAACACCTCGATAGACCTGATCCCCGGCAAAGATGACCGATTAACCGTATTGCTGGACGGGAATGACGTTTCCCTGGCTATCCGCGAACCGCGAATAACCCGCCATGTTTCGGATGTTGCCAAGGTAAAAGAGGTGCGGCAGGTGCTTTTAGAACTCCAGAGAAAACTGGGATCCAGCCGCAACAGCATACTTGACGGCAGGGATATCGGCACAATGGTTTTTCCTAACGCCGAGAAAAAATTCTTTATCGACGCTAAGATCGATGAGAGGGTCAACCGCAGGTATAAAGACCTGCAGAATCTGAATATACAAGGCGTATCCCGTGAACAGGTCGCCGGGGACCTGAACAACCGCGACACCATTGATTCAACCCGGGAATTCGCTCCCCTGAAAAAAGCGGATGACGCTATCTATATCGACACGACGAATTTATCGATAGATGAAGTAGTTCAGGCAATGATAAACCACCTTCAATAATCAAGACCCGGTCTCGCAACGCCTTATGCTCCAATAAGTTACAAGACCGGGTCTTAAACATAAACTATGGATAAATCACTGATCCGCAATTTCAGCATTATCGCTCATATCGACCACGGCAAATCCACGCTTGCCGACCGGATACTTGAGCTTACCGGAGCCCTTGACCGCCGGCATACCAAAGACCAGGTGCTGGACGATATGGATCTGGAGAGGGAGCGCGGCATAACCATCAAGGCCTCAATGGTCCGTATAACCTATAAAGCAAACGACGGCAAGGAATACATTCTCAACCTTATCGATACCCCCGGCCACGTTGATTTTACCTACGAGGTATCCAAATCCCTGGCCGCCTGCGAAGGCGCGGTGCTGCTTATTGACGCCGCCCAGGGCATAGAAGCGCAGACCGTGGCCAATTATTACCTGGCCCTGGAAAACAACCTGGAGATCATCCCGGTGATCAATAAGATCGACCTGCCCAGCATCGACCTGCCGAAAACCACCGAGCAGATAATCGACGTTTTGGGATTCCGGAATGAGGACATAATACAGGCATCCGCGAAAGCCGGCACCGGCGTAAAAGAGATACTGGAACGGGTGATTGAGATAGTCCCTGCGCCCAAGGGAGAAGACGCCAACACCTTAAAGGCTTTGGTCTTTGACTGCCGTTTCGACGTGTATAAAGGCGTGGTGGTCTACGTCAGGATAATGGATGGGCGGTTCGACAGCCGGACGCAGTTAAAAATGATGCACTCCGGAAAAGTCTATAAACTGGAAGAGTTGGGCGTTTTCGCCAATTTGAATTATACCAAGGTGGATGAACTTACCTGCGGGGAAGTCGGTTATTTCACCGCTAACATCCGCGACGCGCGGGAGATCATTATCGGAGACACGATCACCGACGTAAAGAACCCCTGCACCGTGCCTCTGGCCGGGTACAGAACGGTCAAGCCTTTGGTTTTCTGCGGGATATACCCGGTCAACCCCGCGGATTTCGCCGACCTGCGCGACGCCATGGATAAACTGAAACTCTCGGACGCCTCGTTTATTTTCGAACCGGAGAATTCCCAGTCTTTCGGTTCAGGGTTCCGCTGCGGGTTCCTGGGATTGCTTCATATGGAGATCGTCCAAGAGCGCCTGGAGAGGGAATACAACCTTAATCTCATCCTGACCGTGCCGAACGTCGTTTATAAGATCAAGAAGACCGACGGCGAGGTCGTCGAAGTGGATACCCCCGCGAAATTCTCGCCGCAGGAGGTCCTTGAGGCCTATGAGCCGTACGTAAAGCTTTTGATAATCATCCCTGTTGATTCTATCGACCCGGTCTGCGAAATGGTCAAGGGCCGCAGAGGCAGCT is a window of Candidatus Omnitrophota bacterium DNA encoding:
- the aroF gene encoding 3-deoxy-7-phosphoheptulonate synthase, translating into MIIVLKPGTTEEQVSHIIQKVEKLGLTPHVSKGTERTIIGVIGPEDILRITPLEAYPGVEKVMPVLAPYKLVSREFKSQDSVIDVGKGVKIGGKNIVIFAGPCAIEDTDTLYDIAQEVKKVGAKILRAGAFKPRTSPYSFQGKGKEGLEILQKVGNDLDMVTITEVMDSRDVELVAKYVDILQIGARNMQNFNLLKEVGQTKKPVLLKRGLASTIKELLMSAEYILSGGNFNVILCERGIRTFEDYTRNTLDISAIPAVKQLSHLPIIADPSHAAGKWGLVAALSKAAVAAGADGLIVEVHSHPEDALSDGAQSLLPDNFANLTQELKTVAAAVGREI
- a CDS encoding prephenate dehydrogenase, whose product is MKIFDKVAIVGIGLIGGAIAMEIKKKRLCRSVVGISRHKKNLQFAKKIKAIDAGSVSLEILKDADMVILATPVSAILEQAPEIAKAIRPDCIVCDVASTKYGIVARLDKLFPRFIGTHPLAGSEKRGIKNSPGVILDGSICIITPTKRTDKNTLKIVTAFFAKIGFKTVVMSAQDHDLALSFISHLPHLAAFTMINSIPRKFLDFAPPSLRETTRIASSDPQLWTDIILNNKRSVLNALELFLKNLSAVAAFIKNNDKSSLERVFAGAQRNRKILK
- the cmk gene encoding (d)CMP kinase; translated protein: MIIAIDGPAGAGKSTVAKILAKKLGFLYLDTGAMYRALTFKALENKMDIGDHAGLAALAKNTSIDLIPGKDDRLTVLLDGNDVSLAIREPRITRHVSDVAKVKEVRQVLLELQRKLGSSRNSILDGRDIGTMVFPNAEKKFFIDAKIDERVNRRYKDLQNLNIQGVSREQVAGDLNNRDTIDSTREFAPLKKADDAIYIDTTNLSIDEVVQAMINHLQ
- the lepA gene encoding translation elongation factor 4, whose translation is MDKSLIRNFSIIAHIDHGKSTLADRILELTGALDRRHTKDQVLDDMDLERERGITIKASMVRITYKANDGKEYILNLIDTPGHVDFTYEVSKSLAACEGAVLLIDAAQGIEAQTVANYYLALENNLEIIPVINKIDLPSIDLPKTTEQIIDVLGFRNEDIIQASAKAGTGVKEILERVIEIVPAPKGEDANTLKALVFDCRFDVYKGVVVYVRIMDGRFDSRTQLKMMHSGKVYKLEELGVFANLNYTKVDELTCGEVGYFTANIRDAREIIIGDTITDVKNPCTVPLAGYRTVKPLVFCGIYPVNPADFADLRDAMDKLKLSDASFIFEPENSQSFGSGFRCGFLGLLHMEIVQERLEREYNLNLILTVPNVVYKIKKTDGEVVEVDTPAKFSPQEVLEAYEPYVKLLIIIPVDSIDPVCEMVKGRRGSFVSKEHLGTERVKLNFDIPLSEIIVDFYDRLKSLTRGYGSIDYEFKEYFPTKLVKLDIMFNGVICDAFSSLMPKEKASHKAHALASKLKELIPRQLFEVAIQAAVGGQILASEKVRPVGKHVTSKCSGGDITRKRKLWEHQKESKKRLKQFGKVEIPQEAFLEVLKI